In a genomic window of Streptococcus oralis subsp. tigurinus:
- a CDS encoding cystathionine gamma-synthase gives MSKELHINTILAQAGIKSDEATGALVTPLHFSTTYQHPEFGQSTGFDYTRTKNPTRSKAEEVLAAIESADYALATSSGMAAIVLAFSVFPVGSKVLAVRDLYGGSFRWFNQVEQEGRFHFTYANTEEELIAELEKDVDVLYIETPTNPLMLEFDIAKLAKLAHAKGSKVVVDNTFYSPIYQRPIEDGADIVLHSATKYLAGHNDVLAGVVVTNSLELYEQLFYNLNTTGAVLSPFDSYQLIRGLKTLPLRMERSTANAQEVVAFLKASPAVKEVLYTGRGGMISFKVVDEKRIPHILNSLRVFSFAESLGGVESLITYPTTQTHADIPAEVRHSYGLTDDLLRLSIGIEDARDLIADLRQALEG, from the coding sequence ATGAGCAAAGAACTACACATCAACACAATTTTAGCCCAGGCAGGGATCAAGTCAGATGAGGCAACAGGTGCTTTGGTGACGCCGCTTCATTTTTCAACAACTTATCAGCATCCAGAGTTTGGTCAGTCTACGGGATTTGACTATACGCGTACTAAAAACCCAACTCGCAGTAAGGCGGAGGAGGTCTTGGCGGCAATCGAATCAGCAGACTATGCCCTAGCAACGAGCTCAGGAATGGCTGCGATTGTACTGGCTTTTAGTGTTTTTCCAGTAGGAAGTAAAGTCTTGGCTGTGCGCGATCTGTATGGGGGTTCTTTCCGTTGGTTCAACCAAGTGGAGCAAGAAGGCCGCTTCCATTTTACCTATGCTAATACAGAAGAAGAGTTGATTGCTGAGTTAGAGAAAGATGTGGATGTTCTCTATATCGAAACGCCAACCAATCCCTTGATGTTGGAATTTGATATTGCCAAACTAGCCAAACTAGCTCATGCCAAGGGTTCCAAGGTAGTGGTGGACAATACCTTTTACAGTCCGATTTACCAACGTCCGATTGAAGATGGTGCGGATATCGTTCTTCATTCTGCCACCAAGTATTTAGCAGGGCATAATGATGTCTTGGCTGGGGTGGTTGTGACTAATAGTTTAGAACTATATGAGCAACTGTTCTACAATTTGAATACGACTGGTGCGGTCTTGTCACCATTTGATAGTTATCAGTTGATTCGTGGTCTTAAAACTCTACCTCTTCGTATGGAGCGTTCTACAGCAAATGCCCAAGAAGTGGTTGCTTTTTTGAAGGCTTCACCTGCTGTCAAGGAAGTGCTCTATACTGGACGTGGGGGTATGATTTCCTTTAAAGTAGTGGATGAAAAGCGTATTCCTCATATTTTAAATAGCTTAAGGGTCTTCTCATTTGCAGAAAGTTTGGGTGGGGTAGAGAGTCTGATTACCTATCCGACAACTCAGACTCATGCGGATATTCCAGCAGAAGTGCGCCATTCCTATGGCTTAACAGATGACCTCCTGCGCTTGTCAATCGGGATTGAAGATGCTAGGGATTTGATTGCGGACTTGCGACAAGCTTTGGAAGGATAA
- a CDS encoding MalY/PatB family protein, with amino-acid sequence MGKYDFTSLPNRFGHHTYKWKEAEADREVLPAWIADMDFVVLPEVRQAVQAYANQLVYGYTYASDALIESVQDWEASQHGYHFDKDALVFIEGVVPAISTAIQAFTKEGEAVLINTPVYPPFARSVKLNNRRLITNPLVEKDGLFEIDFDQLEKDMVEEDVKLYILCNPHNPGGRVWEKEVLEKIGHLCQKHGVLLVSDEIHQDLALFGHKHQSFNTIDPDFKNFALILSSATKTFNIAGTKNSYAVIENPKLRVAFQKRQLANNQHEISGLGYLATEAAYRYGKDWLGELKEVIEDHINYVVDVLGNETKIKVLKPQGTYLIWLDFSAYDLTDDRLQELLKNEAKVILNRGLDFGKEGTLHARLNVAMPKSVLEEVCQRIVTTFSTL; translated from the coding sequence ATGGGAAAATATGATTTTACAAGCCTGCCCAATCGTTTTGGACACCATACCTATAAATGGAAAGAAGCCGAAGCTGATCGAGAAGTTCTACCAGCCTGGATAGCGGATATGGACTTTGTAGTTTTGCCTGAAGTTCGACAAGCTGTACAAGCCTACGCAAATCAGTTGGTCTATGGCTATACTTATGCTAGCGATGCTTTGATTGAATCGGTTCAGGACTGGGAAGCCAGCCAACACGGGTATCACTTTGACAAGGATGCCCTCGTCTTTATCGAGGGAGTGGTGCCAGCTATTTCAACAGCCATTCAAGCCTTTACAAAAGAGGGGGAGGCTGTTCTAATTAACACACCGGTCTATCCACCTTTTGCTCGCAGTGTCAAACTCAACAATCGCCGATTGATTACCAATCCTTTGGTGGAAAAGGATGGGTTGTTTGAGATTGACTTTGACCAGTTGGAGAAGGATATGGTGGAAGAGGATGTGAAGCTTTATATCCTTTGCAATCCTCACAATCCTGGTGGACGTGTTTGGGAAAAGGAAGTGTTAGAAAAGATTGGTCATCTCTGCCAAAAACACGGTGTCTTGCTTGTTTCAGATGAGATTCACCAAGATTTGGCTCTCTTTGGTCACAAACACCAGTCTTTTAATACCATTGATCCAGACTTTAAAAACTTTGCCCTTATCTTGAGCAGTGCCACTAAAACCTTTAATATTGCTGGGACTAAGAATTCCTATGCAGTTATTGAAAATCCAAAGCTTCGTGTTGCTTTCCAAAAACGCCAGTTGGCCAATAACCAGCATGAGATCTCAGGCTTGGGGTATTTGGCGACAGAAGCTGCCTACCGTTATGGCAAGGATTGGTTAGGAGAGTTAAAGGAAGTCATCGAGGACCACATTAACTATGTAGTGGATGTTTTGGGCAACGAAACCAAGATTAAGGTCCTGAAACCGCAAGGTACCTACTTGATTTGGCTTGATTTTTCAGCCTATGACCTAACGGATGACCGCTTGCAAGAGCTTTTGAAGAATGAAGCCAAGGTTATCTTAAATCGAGGTTTGGACTTTGGAAAGGAGGGAACTCTTCATGCCCGCCTCAATGTAGCTATGCCGAAGTCAGTACTGGAAGAAGTTTGCCAACGCATCGTGACCACTTTTTCTACACTTTAA
- a CDS encoding UDP-N-acetylmuramoyl-L-alanyl-D-glutamate--L-lysine ligase — MIKIETVLDILKKDDLFREIIDQGHYHYNYNAVVFDSISYDSRKVKEGTLFFAKGAAFKKEYLLSAISQGLAWYVAEKDYEVGIPVIVVNDIKKAMSLIAMEFYGNPQAKLKILAFTGTKGKTTSAYFAYHILSQRYPTALLSTMNTTLDGKTFFKSSFSTPENIDLFDMMAQAVKNGRTHLVMEVSSQAYLVHRVYGLTFDVGVFLNITPDHIGPIEHPSFEDYFYHKRLLMKNSRAVVINSDMDHFSVLKEQVEHQEHDFYGSHSSNQIENSKAFSFSATGKLAGDYDIQLIGHFNQENAVAAGLACLRLGASLEDIKKGIAATRVPGRMEVLTQKNGAKVFIDYAHNGDSLKKLISVVETHQTGKIALVLGSTGNKGESRRKDFGLLLNQHPEIQVFLTADDPNYEDPMVIADEISSYISHPVEKIADREQAIKAAMAITNQELDAVIIAGKGADCYQIVQGKKEDYPGDAAIAERYL; from the coding sequence ATGATAAAGATTGAAACCGTATTAGATATATTAAAGAAAGATGATCTCTTCCGCGAGATTATCGACCAAGGGCACTACCACTACAACTACAACGCAGTTGTTTTTGATAGCATCAGTTACGACAGCCGAAAAGTAAAAGAAGGCACTCTTTTTTTTGCAAAAGGCGCTGCCTTTAAAAAAGAATACCTTCTTTCTGCTATAAGTCAGGGCTTAGCCTGGTACGTCGCAGAAAAGGACTACGAAGTCGGTATCCCTGTCATCGTTGTGAACGATATCAAGAAAGCCATGAGTTTGATTGCGATGGAATTTTATGGTAATCCGCAAGCGAAACTAAAAATTCTCGCTTTCACAGGGACAAAAGGAAAGACAACATCTGCTTACTTTGCTTACCACATTCTATCTCAACGCTACCCAACAGCTCTCTTGTCAACTATGAATACAACTCTAGATGGCAAAACCTTCTTTAAATCTTCCTTCTCAACGCCTGAAAACATCGATCTTTTCGACATGATGGCCCAGGCTGTTAAGAATGGAAGAACCCATCTTGTAATGGAAGTATCTAGCCAAGCCTATCTTGTTCATCGAGTCTATGGTCTGACCTTTGATGTAGGTGTCTTTCTTAACATTACTCCTGACCATATCGGTCCGATTGAGCATCCTAGCTTTGAAGATTACTTCTACCACAAACGTCTCTTGATGAAAAATAGCCGAGCAGTTGTCATTAATAGCGACATGGACCACTTTTCTGTATTGAAAGAACAAGTGGAACATCAAGAACATGACTTCTATGGTAGCCATTCGAGCAACCAAATCGAGAACTCCAAAGCCTTTAGCTTTTCAGCTACTGGTAAACTCGCTGGTGATTATGATATTCAACTCATTGGCCACTTCAATCAAGAAAATGCTGTTGCTGCAGGACTTGCCTGTCTTCGTCTAGGTGCTAGTCTTGAAGATATCAAAAAAGGAATCGCTGCAACCCGCGTTCCTGGACGTATGGAAGTCCTGACTCAGAAAAATGGAGCCAAGGTCTTCATCGACTACGCCCATAATGGTGACAGCCTGAAGAAACTGATCTCTGTTGTTGAAACTCATCAAACTGGAAAAATTGCTCTGGTTCTCGGTTCGACTGGAAACAAGGGAGAAAGTCGACGCAAAGACTTTGGCCTCCTCCTTAATCAACATCCTGAGATTCAAGTCTTTCTCACCGCTGATGACCCCAACTATGAAGATCCAATGGTGATTGCGGATGAAATTAGTAGCTATATCAGTCATCCTGTTGAAAAGATTGCCGATCGTGAACAAGCCATCAAGGCAGCTATGGCCATCACAAATCAAGAACTTGATGCCGTGATTATTGCTGGTAAGGGAGCTGATTGCTACCAGATCGTCCAAGGAAAGAAAGAAGACTATCCTGGAGATGCGGCTATCGCAGAACGTTATCTATAA
- a CDS encoding DEAD/DEAH box helicase, with the protein MAKLIPGKLRMEGVTLYETGNIEIIKEKGNRLYTRVAGEDLRYSLEDDLVFCACDFFQKRGYCVHLAALEHYLKNDEEGQVILRALEKGHEEQEEVETKVSFGGSFLERIQPQKRGKIYTLSAQGQVEAGTNRLLWTLRIGLVDSQKYYVIRDIPLFLKVLVHRKPYMIGKHYENDLSWDAFDTASQEVLTFLCGLIEEGLSQDLFFPNQGRHLFFPLTFFEQGVELLMTLEDFHFEHQITSYENLLFHDLDPDAKLFSFSVQEYPDYFEMEISESERVNVFYGGAVLFHKGNLYLLNPKQISLLKELKELPQEERGRKCLQFDNSDRDRLAACLPLFGQLGTVSAPERLQIRSFSPIFYFDREDDGRIRLDIQFDYGDLKVTSQQQLEQLPFSSDAVLENQLFQVCLGAGFEADFQSWRQALKPEAVYSFFHHTIPAFEKLGQVFLSDEMNQLYSVQAPQVQIKSKGGLLEIQFDFQGIAQEEIDQALKALTSNQDFYISSSDQVYFFDEETKQIRQNLQELGVELKDGSFQARKSLAYSLSQLFEGRDRISFSEEFQHLAHDLTHPEDFSLGDIRVQASLRDYQEKGVRWLQMLHHYGFGGILADDMGLGKTLQTIAFLTSQVTKDSRVLILAPSGLIYNWADEFRKFVPQLDLAVVHGLKANREAILSENHQIYVTSYATFRQDSELYQEMAFDFLFLDEAQVMKNAQTKIAQSLRQFVVPAVFALSGTPIENHLGELWSIFQIVLPGLLPSKKEFMKLPADRVAQFIKPFVMRRKKEEVLTELPDLIEVVYKNELEDQQKAIYLAQLQQMRDRLAQVTDQEFQRSRVEILSGLMRLRQICDTPALFMDDYQGASGKLDSLRDLLLQVADGGHRVLIFSQFKGMLEKIEQELPNLGLTSFKITGSTPAQDRQEMSKIFNQGERDIFLISLKAGGVGLNLTGADTVILVDLWWNPAVEAQAIGRAHRMGQERKVEVYRLITRGTIEEKIQELQEQKKHLVSQVLDGTESRASLSLAEIREILGISEAST; encoded by the coding sequence ATGGCTAAATTGATTCCGGGAAAGTTGCGCATGGAGGGGGTTACACTCTATGAAACAGGCAACATTGAGATTATCAAGGAAAAAGGGAATCGCCTCTATACTCGTGTGGCGGGAGAAGACTTGCGCTACAGTTTAGAGGATGATCTGGTTTTTTGTGCTTGCGATTTTTTCCAAAAAAGAGGTTACTGTGTTCACCTCGCAGCGCTCGAGCATTATCTGAAGAATGATGAAGAAGGCCAGGTGATTTTACGAGCCTTAGAAAAAGGACATGAAGAGCAAGAAGAGGTCGAAACCAAGGTTAGTTTTGGCGGTAGTTTTTTGGAGCGTATCCAACCTCAGAAGAGAGGAAAAATCTACACTTTGTCGGCTCAAGGTCAGGTAGAGGCTGGAACCAATCGCCTCCTTTGGACTCTCCGAATCGGTTTAGTTGATAGTCAAAAATATTATGTCATTCGTGACATCCCACTCTTTTTGAAGGTCTTAGTCCATCGAAAGCCATATATGATTGGAAAACACTATGAAAATGACTTGTCTTGGGATGCTTTTGATACAGCTAGTCAAGAAGTTCTTACTTTTTTATGTGGCTTGATTGAGGAGGGACTGAGTCAAGACCTCTTTTTCCCCAATCAAGGTCGTCACCTCTTTTTCCCTCTGACCTTTTTTGAACAGGGAGTGGAGTTGCTGATGACCTTGGAGGATTTTCATTTTGAGCACCAGATTACTAGTTATGAAAATCTTCTCTTTCATGATTTAGATCCCGATGCGAAACTGTTCTCTTTTTCTGTTCAGGAGTATCCCGATTATTTTGAGATGGAGATTTCTGAAAGTGAGCGAGTCAACGTATTTTATGGGGGAGCGGTTCTCTTTCATAAGGGGAATCTTTATCTATTAAACCCTAAACAAATCAGCCTACTAAAGGAACTCAAGGAGCTCCCTCAGGAGGAAAGAGGGAGGAAATGCCTCCAATTTGATAACAGTGATCGTGACCGCTTGGCAGCCTGTTTGCCTTTGTTTGGACAGCTGGGCACAGTTTCTGCTCCTGAGCGCTTGCAAATCAGATCCTTTTCACCAATCTTTTACTTTGATAGGGAGGATGACGGTCGCATTCGTTTGGATATCCAGTTTGACTATGGAGATCTTAAGGTGACTAGTCAGCAACAGCTGGAACAATTACCATTTTCAAGCGATGCCGTCTTGGAAAACCAGCTATTTCAAGTCTGTTTAGGAGCTGGTTTTGAGGCTGATTTTCAGTCTTGGAGACAGGCTTTGAAGCCAGAGGCAGTTTATTCTTTCTTTCACCATACGATTCCAGCTTTTGAGAAATTGGGTCAGGTTTTCTTGTCTGATGAGATGAATCAGCTCTATAGTGTCCAAGCTCCTCAGGTTCAGATTAAGTCCAAGGGAGGACTGTTGGAGATTCAGTTTGATTTCCAAGGGATTGCCCAAGAAGAGATTGATCAAGCTCTCAAAGCACTGACTAGCAATCAGGATTTCTATATCAGTTCTTCTGACCAAGTATACTTTTTTGATGAGGAAACCAAGCAGATTCGTCAAAATTTACAGGAACTGGGGGTTGAGCTAAAAGATGGTTCTTTTCAAGCGCGAAAATCTCTGGCTTATAGCCTTTCTCAGCTTTTTGAAGGTCGAGACAGGATCTCCTTCTCAGAGGAATTTCAGCATTTAGCTCATGATTTGACCCATCCAGAGGATTTTTCTTTGGGAGATATACGGGTGCAGGCGAGTTTGAGAGACTATCAGGAAAAGGGTGTCCGTTGGCTTCAGATGCTTCATCACTATGGCTTTGGTGGCATTCTGGCAGATGATATGGGACTGGGAAAAACACTGCAAACTATTGCTTTTTTAACTAGTCAGGTGACCAAAGATAGTCGGGTCTTGATTTTAGCGCCGTCAGGTTTGATCTACAATTGGGCAGATGAATTCAGAAAATTTGTCCCACAGTTAGATTTGGCTGTCGTTCATGGTTTGAAAGCGAATCGAGAAGCGATTCTTTCTGAAAATCACCAAATCTATGTAACTAGCTATGCTACCTTTCGTCAAGACAGCGAGCTTTATCAAGAGATGGCTTTTGATTTTCTCTTCTTAGATGAAGCCCAGGTCATGAAAAATGCTCAAACCAAGATTGCTCAGAGTTTGCGCCAGTTTGTGGTACCAGCAGTCTTTGCTTTGTCAGGTACGCCCATCGAAAACCACTTAGGAGAGTTGTGGTCTATCTTTCAAATTGTGCTTCCGGGGCTCTTGCCAAGTAAAAAGGAGTTTATGAAATTACCGGCTGACCGAGTCGCGCAGTTTATCAAGCCCTTCGTCATGAGGCGTAAGAAAGAAGAAGTCCTAACAGAGCTGCCTGACCTGATCGAAGTCGTCTATAAAAATGAACTGGAAGACCAGCAGAAGGCCATCTATCTAGCCCAGTTGCAACAGATGCGAGACCGCCTAGCGCAAGTGACAGATCAAGAATTCCAGAGAAGTCGGGTAGAAATCTTATCTGGCCTCATGCGATTGCGCCAGATTTGCGATACGCCAGCTCTCTTCATGGACGATTACCAGGGAGCCAGTGGTAAACTCGATAGCCTTCGAGATTTATTGCTACAAGTGGCAGATGGTGGGCATCGGGTCTTGATTTTCTCTCAATTTAAAGGAATGTTGGAAAAAATCGAGCAAGAGCTCCCAAATTTGGGCTTGACTTCCTTCAAAATTACGGGCTCAACTCCTGCTCAAGACCGACAAGAGATGAGCAAAATATTTAATCAAGGGGAAAGGGATATCTTTCTCATCTCCCTTAAGGCGGGGGGTGTCGGTCTCAATCTGACAGGAGCTGACACCGTCATCCTAGTGGACCTCTGGTGGAATCCTGCTGTCGAGGCTCAGGCTATCGGACGCGCTCACCGAATGGGACAGGAGCGGAAGGTAGAGGTTTACCGTTTGATTACTAGAGGAACCATTGAAGAAAAGATTCAAGAACTCCAAGAACAGAAGAAACACCTGGTTTCCCAAGTTTTAGATGGGACGGAATCGCGTGCGAGTCTTAGTCTGGCAGAAATTCGAGAAATTTTAGGGATTTCTGAAGCCAGCACTTGA
- a CDS encoding CsbD family protein, producing MSLENKLDQATGAIKEGFGKVTGDSKTEAEGAVEKTVAKAKEVVEDAKGAVEGAVEGLKNSFKKED from the coding sequence ATGTCACTTGAAAATAAATTGGATCAAGCAACTGGTGCTATCAAAGAAGGATTTGGTAAAGTTACTGGCGATAGCAAGACAGAAGCAGAAGGTGCTGTAGAAAAAACAGTTGCGAAAGCAAAAGAAGTTGTAGAAGATGCTAAAGGTGCTGTAGAAGGTGCCGTTGAAGGTCTTAAAAATTCATTTAAAAAAGAAGACTAA
- a CDS encoding putative polysaccharide biosynthesis protein, with translation MSNENNHQQAQMLRGTAWLTASNFISRLLGAIYIIPWYIWMGTYAAKANGLFTMGYNIYAWFLLISTAGIPVAVAKQVAKYNTMREEEHSFALIRSFLSFMTGLGLVFALVLYLFSPWLADLSGVGKDLIPIMQSLAWAVLIFPSMSVIRGFFQGMNNLKPYAMSQIAEQVIRVIWMLLATFFIMKMGSGDYLSAVTQSTFAAFVGMVASFVVLIYFLAQEGLLKKVFETRDKINSKRLLVDTIKEAIPFILTGSAIQLFQILDQMTFINSMKWFTNYSNEDLVVMFSYFSANPNKITMILISVGVSIGSVGLPLLTENYVKGDLRAAARLVQDSLTMLFLFLLPATVGVVMVGEPLYTVFYGKPDSLAMGLFVFAVLQSTILGLYMVLSPMLQAMFRNRKAVLYFVYGSIAKIVLQLPTIAIFHSYGPLISTTIGLIIPNVLMYRDICQVTGARRKIILKRTILITILTLVMFILVGFLQWLLGFVFQPSGRFWSFLYVALIGGLGGCLYGLMSLRTRLLDKIIGKAQADRLRTRLKIS, from the coding sequence ATGTCTAACGAAAACAATCACCAGCAGGCCCAGATGTTGCGAGGGACTGCTTGGCTAACAGCCAGTAACTTTATTAGTCGCCTTCTTGGGGCTATCTACATTATTCCCTGGTATATTTGGATGGGAACCTATGCAGCCAAGGCAAATGGTCTCTTTACCATGGGCTACAATATTTACGCCTGGTTCTTACTGATTTCGACGGCGGGTATCCCAGTTGCGGTCGCCAAACAAGTAGCTAAGTACAATACCATGCGAGAAGAAGAGCATAGCTTTGCCTTGATTCGGAGTTTCCTAAGCTTTATGACGGGCTTGGGTCTAGTCTTTGCCTTGGTTTTGTATCTCTTTTCTCCTTGGCTAGCAGATTTGTCAGGTGTGGGGAAAGACCTGATTCCCATCATGCAGAGTTTGGCTTGGGCAGTCTTGATTTTCCCATCTATGAGTGTTATCCGAGGCTTCTTCCAAGGGATGAACAACCTGAAACCCTATGCTATGAGCCAAATCGCCGAGCAGGTAATTCGTGTTATCTGGATGTTGTTGGCGACCTTCTTCATTATGAAGATGGGGTCTGGTGACTACTTATCAGCCGTTACCCAATCGACCTTTGCGGCCTTTGTGGGGATGGTGGCCAGTTTTGTAGTTTTGATTTATTTCCTTGCCCAAGAAGGTTTGCTTAAGAAAGTCTTTGAAACACGGGATAAGATCAATAGTAAGCGACTTTTGGTTGATACCATCAAGGAAGCCATTCCCTTTATCCTGACGGGATCAGCCATCCAGCTCTTCCAGATTTTAGACCAGATGACCTTTATCAATAGTATGAAGTGGTTTACCAACTACAGCAATGAAGACTTGGTTGTCATGTTTTCTTATTTCTCTGCCAATCCTAATAAAATTACCATGATTTTAATCTCTGTGGGAGTTTCAATTGGGAGTGTTGGTTTGCCGCTGTTGACGGAGAACTATGTAAAAGGCGACTTGCGGGCAGCGGCTCGCTTAGTCCAAGATAGCCTCACCATGCTCTTCTTATTCTTGCTACCAGCAACGGTTGGGGTTGTTATGGTAGGAGAACCGCTCTACACAGTCTTTTACGGTAAGCCAGATAGTCTGGCCATGGGCTTGTTTGTCTTTGCAGTTTTGCAGTCTACTATCCTAGGTTTGTATATGGTCTTGTCCCCTATGCTTCAGGCCATGTTCCGAAATCGCAAGGCAGTTCTTTATTTTGTCTATGGTTCTATTGCTAAGATCGTCTTGCAATTGCCAACCATTGCCATTTTTCACAGCTACGGTCCCTTGATCTCAACGACTATCGGCTTGATTATTCCGAATGTCTTGATGTACCGAGACATCTGCCAGGTAACGGGTGCTCGTCGAAAGATAATCTTGAAACGGACTATTTTGATCACCATCTTGACTCTTGTCATGTTTATCCTAGTTGGCTTCTTGCAGTGGCTACTCGGTTTTGTCTTCCAACCAAGTGGACGTTTCTGGAGTTTCCTTTATGTGGCTCTCATCGGAGGGCTTGGAGGATGTCTCTATGGTTTGATGAGCCTACGAACACGACTCTTAGACAAGATAATAGGTAAAGCCCAAGCGGACCGACTACGGACACGATTGAAAATATCGTAA
- a CDS encoding peptide ABC transporter substrate-binding protein produces MKKSKAKYLTLASVVLSAGILLSACGNSTSSSKTYNYVYSSDPSSLNYLAENRATTNDIVTNLVDGLMENDQYGNYVPSLAEDWTVSQDGLTYTYKLRKDAKWYTYEGEEYAPVTAQDFVTGLKYAADKKSEALYLVQDSVAGLDDYINGKTTDFSTVGVKAIDDQTVQYTLTRPEPYWNSKTTSTILFPVNADFLKSKGDDFGKVDPSSILYSGPFLMKSFVSKSVIEYKKNPNYWDAKNVFVDDVKLTYYDGSDQDALARNFVEGVYSYARLYPNSSSFEGIKEKNKDNIIYSMQNATSYYLNFNLDRKSYNFTSKTSDIEKKSTQEAVLNKNFRQAFNYAYNRTAYGAQSQGEEGATKIIRNLVVPPTFVSINGKDFGDVVSEKMVNYGQEWQGINFADAQDPYYNPDKAKAKFAEAKKELEAKGVQFPIHLDVSVDQSAKKGVLEASSLKQSIESVLGAENVVIDIQQLSTDDYDNSSYLAQTAAQKDFDIYNGGWSADYLDPSSYLDILNVNNGGMLQNLGLEPGEVNDKAKAVGLDTYTQMLEEANKEQDPAKRYEKYAEIQAWLVDSALAIPNVSQGGTPGLRKTVPFSAPFSQAGNKGVESYKYLKLQDKTVTTDEYEKAKEKWQKEKEESNKKAQEELAKHVK; encoded by the coding sequence ATGAAAAAGTCTAAGGCCAAGTATCTGACACTTGCAAGTGTCGTGTTAAGCGCAGGTATCTTACTGAGCGCATGTGGAAACTCAACTAGTTCTTCTAAAACATATAACTATGTTTATTCGAGCGATCCATCTAGTTTGAACTATCTTGCAGAAAACCGTGCAACAACCAACGACATCGTTACTAATTTGGTAGATGGATTGATGGAAAATGACCAATACGGTAACTATGTTCCATCGTTGGCAGAGGATTGGACTGTTTCTCAGGACGGTTTGACCTATACTTACAAATTGCGTAAGGATGCAAAATGGTATACCTATGAGGGTGAAGAATACGCCCCTGTAACGGCGCAAGATTTTGTCACTGGGTTGAAATATGCTGCTGATAAAAAATCCGAAGCCTTGTACCTGGTTCAAGACTCTGTAGCAGGTTTGGATGACTATATCAACGGGAAAACAACTGACTTTTCAACTGTCGGTGTTAAGGCGATTGACGACCAAACAGTTCAGTATACTTTGACACGTCCAGAACCTTATTGGAATTCTAAAACAACTTCAACCATTCTCTTCCCTGTCAATGCAGACTTCCTGAAATCAAAAGGGGATGATTTTGGTAAGGTAGATCCTTCTAGCATTTTGTACAGTGGACCTTTCTTGATGAAATCGTTTGTTTCAAAATCTGTTATCGAATACAAGAAGAATCCAAATTACTGGGATGCTAAAAATGTCTTTGTGGATGATGTGAAATTGACTTACTATGATGGTAGTGACCAAGATGCCCTAGCTCGTAACTTTGTAGAAGGAGTCTACAGCTACGCGCGTCTCTATCCAAATAGCTCAAGCTTTGAAGGAATTAAAGAGAAGAACAAGGATAACATCATCTATAGTATGCAAAACGCAACTTCTTATTACTTGAACTTCAACTTGGACAGAAAATCTTATAACTTCACGTCTAAAACATCAGATATCGAAAAGAAATCAACTCAAGAAGCAGTTCTGAATAAAAACTTCCGTCAAGCCTTCAACTATGCTTATAACCGTACAGCCTATGGAGCACAATCTCAAGGGGAAGAAGGAGCAACAAAGATTATTCGTAACTTGGTTGTACCTCCAACATTTGTAAGTATTAACGGAAAAGACTTTGGCGATGTTGTTTCAGAAAAGATGGTCAACTATGGCCAAGAATGGCAAGGAATCAACTTTGCAGATGCGCAAGACCCATACTACAATCCTGACAAGGCTAAAGCTAAATTTGCAGAAGCTAAGAAAGAATTGGAAGCTAAGGGTGTACAATTCCCAATCCACTTGGACGTATCAGTTGACCAATCAGCTAAAAAAGGTGTACTTGAAGCGAGCTCTTTGAAACAATCCATCGAATCTGTTCTAGGAGCTGAGAATGTGGTTATCGATATCCAACAATTATCAACAGATGACTACGATAATTCTAGCTACCTCGCTCAAACGGCAGCTCAAAAAGACTTTGATATCTATAATGGCGGTTGGAGTGCTGACTACTTGGATCCATCAAGCTATCTAGATATCCTAAATGTCAATAACGGTGGTATGTTGCAAAACCTTGGTCTAGAACCAGGTGAGGTCAATGACAAGGCTAAGGCAGTTGGTCTGGATACTTACACTCAAATGTTAGAAGAAGCGAACAAGGAGCAAGACCCAGCGAAACGTTATGAAAAATATGCTGAAATTCAAGCTTGGCTCGTTGATAGCGCCCTTGCAATTCCAAACGTTTCCCAAGGTGGAACACCTGGCTTGAGAAAGACAGTTCCATTCTCAGCGCCATTCTCACAAGCTGGAAATAAGGGTGTCGAATCATACAAGTACCTCAAGTTGCAAGATAAGACTGTAACGACTGATGAGTATGAAAAAGCTAAAGAAAAATGGCAGAAAGAAAAAGAAGAATCAAATAAAAAAGCGCAAGAAGAACTGGCAAAACACGTTAAATAA